TGCCGGCTTTTTCGCCGCTTGGCCAGGCCGCCTTCTTTGAAGACAGCAGCGGGACCCTGGAAACCCGCAACATGTACTTCAACCGCGACTTTCGCGACGGCACCAGCGCGCAGCAATCCAAGCGCGACGAGTGGGCCCAGGGTTTCATGCTCAACCTGCAATCGGGCTACACCGACGGTACCGTCGGCTTTGGCGTGGATGCGCTGGGCATGCTTGGGGTCAAGCTCGACTCCAGCCCCGACCGCACCGGCACCGGCCTGTTGCCTACCCACGACGATGGCCGCGCCGCCAACGAATACTCCAAGCTGGGCCTGACCGGCAAAGTGAAAATCTCGGCCACCGAGTTGAAGATCGGCTCGCTGATCCCCGAACTGCCGATCCTCAAGCCCAACGACGGACGCATCCTGCCGCAGACCTTCAATGGCGGCCTGATCACCTCCAAGGAATTCAAGAACCTGGTGTTCACCGGCGGCCGCCTGGACAAAGCCAAGGACCGCGACGTCACCCACTATGAAGACATCGCGCTCAACAACAAGAACAGCCGCTTCGTCAGTGGCGCCACCGGCAAGCACTTCAACTTCGGTGGTGCAGACTACAAGTTCGCCGACAAGATCACCGGCAGCTACCACTTCGCCCAGCTCGACGACGTGTACCGTCAGCACTTCCTCGGCCTGGTGGCCGCGCGCCCAATGGGCCCCGGCACCTTCGCCGCCGACCTGCGCCTGGCCATCAGTGATGACGCAGGCGCCGCCCG
The Pseudomonas poae DNA segment above includes these coding regions:
- a CDS encoding OprD family porin; its protein translation is MCVSLALPRPPLPVPQPLPAFSPLGQAAFFEDSSGTLETRNMYFNRDFRDGTSAQQSKRDEWAQGFMLNLQSGYTDGTVGFGVDALGMLGVKLDSSPDRTGTGLLPTHDDGRAANEYSKLGLTGKVKISATELKIGSLIPELPILKPNDGRILPQTFNGGLITSKEFKNLVFTGGRLDKAKDRDVTHYEDIALNNKNSRFVSGATGKHFNFGGADYKFADKITGSYHFAQLDDVYRQHFLGLVAARPMGPGTFAADLRLAISDDAGAARGGKIDNKSLNGLFSYALNGHKLSAGYQHMSGDSAFPYVDGSDPYLVNFVQINDFAGAEERSWQARYDYDFAKLGIPGLSFMSRYLSGDNIKLKNGDTGKEWERNSEIKYVVQSGTFKDVAVRLRNATYRSNYSARDADEMRVLVSYSVALW